A window of the Candidatus Nitrosotalea okcheonensis genome harbors these coding sequences:
- a CDS encoding TatD family hydrolase: MARFFDPHIHMYSRTTDDYVAMAKAGIEVVVQPSFWLGSPRTSVGTFEDYWEHMITFETKRAKDFGIEHFVCISVNPKEATSRPLAIDALEPMKQKYIDRENVVAIGELGYNLINDSEEEVFVKQMELATSKDMLTMVHLPHHSKVDGMNRIEKILKNDHKHKREKILIDHNIEDTIGKTLELGLWAGLSVYPVTKLSPERAAKIIQKHGSDHIMINSAADWGVSDPLSVPLTAQKMKNEGISSTDIEKTTFYNAYDFYKQSPRFTWKP; the protein is encoded by the coding sequence TTGGCAAGATTTTTTGATCCTCACATACACATGTACTCTAGAACCACTGATGATTACGTAGCAATGGCAAAAGCTGGAATTGAGGTCGTTGTTCAACCTTCTTTCTGGCTTGGCAGTCCAAGAACTTCGGTCGGTACTTTTGAGGATTATTGGGAACACATGATAACATTTGAAACAAAGAGGGCAAAAGATTTTGGAATAGAACACTTTGTATGCATCTCTGTAAATCCAAAAGAAGCCACATCAAGGCCTCTTGCCATCGATGCGTTAGAGCCCATGAAACAAAAATATATTGACCGTGAGAATGTCGTAGCGATAGGAGAGCTTGGATATAACCTCATAAATGATTCCGAGGAGGAAGTTTTTGTAAAACAGATGGAGCTGGCAACATCAAAGGACATGCTGACGATGGTCCACCTCCCACACCACAGTAAAGTAGATGGTATGAACCGCATTGAGAAGATTCTAAAAAACGACCACAAACACAAAAGAGAAAAAATATTGATAGATCACAACATTGAGGATACAATTGGAAAGACATTGGAACTAGGCCTTTGGGCAGGTCTTTCAGTGTATCCCGTCACAAAATTATCTCCTGAAAGAGCAGCCAAGATAATTCAAAAACACGGGTCAGACCACATAATGATAAACAGTGCAGCAGATTGGGGGGTGTCGGATCCACTCAGCGTACCATTGACTGCACAAAAGATGAAAAATGAGGGAATTAGTTCAACTGACATTGAAAAGACTACTTTTTACAACGCGTATGATTTCTACAAACAGTCTCCCAGATTTACCTGGAAACCTTGA
- a CDS encoding alcohol dehydrogenase catalytic domain-containing protein encodes MKANAAMFYGPDNLVVEEREFSQDNNESVVKVNACAVCGYDARVYRNGHKKVKTPLILGHEICAEVLQDINTSDGVLRSGTRIAVSPIIPCLGCKFCNKHQYNLCNNLREIGSTVDGGFAGYLKIPKEIIKIGGLVQVPDNLKNEEVALLEPLACCLNGFSQLGEIEPESSILIIGDGAIGLTHLQLAKRLHHAKTAVVGKIESRIQKAKSMGADEAFIFGNQTVDDVLSFTDGYGSDIIIVATSNPDALNLATMVAGKNSKINLFSGFSNGHGFSPDPNWLHYNQVSIMGSFSSTPKMLQKAATLASDGMIDLSKIATHRYSLGEIKQAVLATEEFHGLRAVIDKF; translated from the coding sequence TTGAAGGCAAATGCCGCAATGTTTTATGGTCCAGACAACCTTGTTGTAGAAGAGCGAGAATTTTCACAAGACAATAATGAATCGGTAGTTAAGGTAAATGCCTGTGCTGTCTGTGGATATGATGCACGCGTTTATCGCAATGGACACAAAAAAGTAAAGACTCCACTCATACTGGGCCATGAGATATGTGCAGAAGTGCTACAAGATATCAATACATCAGATGGAGTTCTAAGATCTGGAACAAGGATTGCAGTATCCCCGATCATACCTTGTCTTGGATGTAAGTTCTGCAATAAACATCAATACAATTTGTGCAATAATTTACGGGAGATTGGATCAACGGTTGATGGTGGCTTTGCGGGATACCTCAAGATCCCAAAAGAGATAATCAAAATAGGCGGGCTAGTTCAAGTTCCTGATAATTTAAAAAACGAGGAGGTCGCTCTTTTGGAACCGTTAGCATGTTGCTTAAATGGATTTTCCCAGTTGGGAGAGATTGAACCAGAAAGCTCAATTCTGATAATAGGTGATGGTGCAATCGGGCTGACTCATCTACAACTAGCCAAGAGATTACATCATGCAAAAACTGCAGTTGTGGGAAAAATTGAGTCCAGGATACAAAAAGCGAAATCGATGGGCGCTGATGAGGCTTTTATATTCGGGAATCAAACAGTTGATGATGTCTTGAGCTTCACAGATGGTTACGGCTCTGACATCATCATAGTTGCTACAAGTAATCCGGATGCACTAAATCTTGCAACGATGGTGGCAGGTAAAAACTCCAAAATTAATCTGTTTAGTGGATTTTCAAATGGTCATGGGTTTTCACCTGATCCTAATTGGCTGCATTACAATCAAGTCTCGATAATGGGAAGTTTTAGCTCAACACCTAAAATGCTGCAAAAGGCTGCAACACTTGCATCTGATGGGATGATAGATCTATCAAAAATTGCAACACACCGATACTCGTTAGGTGAAATAAAACAAGCTGTCTTGGCTACCGAGGAATTTCATGGACTACGTGCTGTGATTGACAAATTCTAG
- a CDS encoding sugar phosphate isomerase/epimerase family protein, translated as MKIAFSTNAFKRYSLEDSIKEIAAIGYEGVEILCDVPHAYPPEFSEKKIQSIKNLLSRNNLQISNLNAFTLYAVGDTYHPSWIEDDEKSRETRVKHTIDCIHMAKKIGAKNISTEPGGPVNGADNHSFAHLEKLFINGLLRASEIAEKQGIKILVEPEPFLLLENSKQFKSFIKKVNSEYVKLNFDIGHFFCVSEDPAQLVYELVDYTDHFHLADIAQDRVHHHLIPGLGAIDFAQVFEAMDEIGYSGFVTVELYPYQSNPVEAAQKTFDYLRDIAK; from the coding sequence ATGAAGATTGCTTTTAGTACTAATGCATTCAAGAGATATTCTCTTGAAGACTCCATAAAGGAAATAGCTGCAATCGGTTATGAAGGCGTAGAGATATTATGTGATGTACCACATGCATATCCACCAGAATTTAGCGAAAAGAAAATTCAATCCATAAAAAATCTCTTGTCAAGAAATAACTTGCAGATATCGAATCTTAATGCCTTTACCCTTTATGCAGTTGGAGACACTTATCACCCATCATGGATAGAAGATGATGAAAAATCAAGGGAGACAAGAGTAAAACATACAATAGACTGTATCCATATGGCAAAAAAAATAGGAGCCAAAAATATTTCCACAGAACCTGGAGGTCCAGTAAATGGTGCAGACAACCACAGTTTTGCCCATCTGGAAAAATTATTCATTAACGGTTTATTGAGGGCATCAGAGATAGCCGAAAAACAAGGAATAAAGATTCTTGTCGAGCCCGAACCGTTCTTATTGTTAGAGAACTCAAAACAATTCAAAAGTTTCATAAAAAAAGTCAACTCTGAATATGTAAAGCTTAATTTTGATATTGGTCATTTTTTTTGCGTAAGCGAAGATCCCGCACAACTAGTTTACGAGCTTGTAGATTATACGGATCACTTTCATCTAGCAGACATTGCACAAGACAGAGTACATCATCACCTAATACCAGGCCTTGGCGCAATTGACTTTGCCCAAGTTTTTGAGGCCATGGATGAGATAGGATATAGTGGATTTGTCACAGTAGAGCTTTATCCCTATCAGTCAAATCCCGTGGAGGCAGCACAGAAGACATTTGACTATCTCAGAGATATTGCTAAATGA
- a CDS encoding UbiA family prenyltransferase, translating to MFRKYLQLVRLPNAFTAPTNVVAGYFAVTPFSELNYVNLTILMASSMLLYVSGVVFNDYFDIEVDRKERPSRPLPSGAISKQRTAQIAVASMALAIMLAFFVSWSSFVISFFLSCMIFGYDYRLKNNKIFSPITMGGTRFFNVIMGASASLQLSFHPNLSGLVFVAGSVFLYVVVITLFSKKELSGIKSKRHTVIFFSVIYGIIASITIATFLEFIKTDSLVILVPYTIIMSLIIKQALAGDASSIQNVIKNMVISIIILDSIFVSGFAGLSYGLPTLLFLVPAILLSKKFYVT from the coding sequence ATGTTTAGAAAATATTTGCAGCTAGTAAGGCTGCCCAACGCATTTACTGCTCCAACAAATGTGGTAGCCGGATATTTCGCAGTAACACCATTCTCTGAGCTAAACTATGTCAATCTCACCATACTAATGGCATCATCTATGCTACTTTATGTTTCAGGAGTAGTATTCAATGATTATTTTGATATCGAAGTGGACAGAAAGGAACGACCATCAAGGCCACTGCCGTCCGGAGCCATATCAAAACAGAGAACGGCGCAAATTGCGGTTGCATCCATGGCATTGGCAATCATGCTTGCCTTTTTTGTTTCGTGGTCAAGTTTTGTCATTTCTTTTTTTCTTTCATGCATGATATTTGGGTATGACTACAGATTAAAGAATAACAAAATTTTCAGCCCAATAACAATGGGAGGGACTAGATTTTTCAATGTAATTATGGGTGCAAGTGCTTCGCTTCAATTGTCTTTCCATCCTAATTTATCTGGACTTGTTTTTGTGGCAGGCTCTGTCTTTTTGTATGTTGTAGTTATTACGCTTTTTAGCAAAAAAGAACTAAGCGGAATAAAATCAAAACGACATACAGTAATTTTCTTTTCAGTCATTTATGGAATCATTGCATCAATAACAATTGCAACTTTTCTTGAATTCATCAAGACAGATAGTCTTGTGATTTTGGTACCTTATACCATCATCATGAGTCTCATCATCAAGCAGGCCCTCGCAGGTGATGCATCATCCATTCAAAACGTGATCAAGAATATGGTAATTTCAATAATAATTCTTGACAGCATATTTGTAAGTGGATTTGCAGGGTTGTCATATGGATTACCAACTCTGTTGTTCTTGGTGCCAGCTATTCTCTTGTCAAAAAAATTTTATGTTACATAG